A portion of the Faecalibacterium sp. I3-3-89 genome contains these proteins:
- the frr gene encoding ribosome recycling factor, with protein sequence MSSNTKAFEDKMKSAVEHLERELKTVRAGRANPGVLDKVTVDYYGSPTPIQQVASVAVSEARTLTITPWDRTLLRAISKAILASDVGINPIDDGQTIRLNFPAPNEERRKQLAKEVSKMGEEAKVAVRNVRRDAMDKAKAMKKAGELTEDTQKTMEEDVQKLTDKYVKNIDAAVEEKQKEIMSV encoded by the coding sequence ATGAGCAGCAACACCAAGGCATTTGAAGACAAGATGAAGAGCGCAGTCGAGCATCTGGAGCGCGAGCTGAAGACGGTGCGCGCAGGCCGTGCCAACCCCGGCGTTCTGGACAAAGTGACCGTGGATTACTACGGCTCTCCCACCCCCATCCAGCAGGTGGCTTCTGTGGCTGTCAGCGAGGCCCGCACCCTGACCATCACCCCGTGGGACCGCACGCTTCTGCGTGCCATCAGCAAGGCAATCCTCGCCAGCGATGTGGGCATCAACCCCATCGACGACGGCCAGACCATCCGCCTGAACTTCCCGGCCCCCAACGAGGAGCGCCGCAAGCAGCTGGCAAAGGAAGTCTCCAAGATGGGTGAGGAGGCAAAGGTCGCCGTCCGCAACGTCCGCCGCGACGCGATGGATAAAGCCAAGGCCATGAAGAAGGCCGGTGAGCTGACCGAGGACACCCAGAAGACCATGGAAGAGGATGTCCAGAAGCTGACCGACAAGTATGTGAAGAACATCGACGCTGCCGTGGAAGAGAAGCAGAAGGAGATCATGTCCGTCTGA
- a CDS encoding YcbK family protein, with product MSICEYSLRRDSTRQLSPSFKVREFGCKGSDVVLLDEELVVLLQCIREHFGKPLHITSGYRTAAHNAAVGGSKSSQHLLGRAADFWVEDTPVASVAAYAETLLPGRGGIGRYPKDASHPKRRTGWVHIDTRADKSRWSM from the coding sequence ATGTCGATTTGTGAATACAGCCTCCGCCGGGACTCCACCCGGCAGCTCTCGCCCAGCTTCAAGGTGCGGGAGTTCGGCTGCAAGGGCAGCGACGTCGTGCTCCTCGACGAGGAGCTTGTGGTGCTGCTCCAGTGCATCCGGGAGCACTTCGGAAAGCCCCTGCATATCACCAGCGGCTACCGCACCGCTGCCCACAATGCTGCCGTCGGCGGCAGCAAGTCCAGCCAGCACCTGCTGGGCCGGGCGGCGGACTTCTGGGTGGAGGACACCCCGGTGGCCTCGGTCGCCGCCTACGCCGAGACCCTGCTGCCCGGGCGGGGCGGCATCGGGCGCTACCCGAAGGATGCCTCCCACCCGAAGCGCCGCACCGGCTGGGTGCACATCGACACCCGGGCAGATAAGAGCCGGTGGAGTATGTGA
- the pyrH gene encoding UMP kinase: MALKYQRILLKISGEALGGEKGTGFDEPTMDAICGGVKKAHELGVQIGIVVGGGNFWRGRSSGKMERTLADKIGMLATVMNALAVSDKLEQLGVPTEVFTSITMPQVAPAFTRKDALRAMDAGKIAIFGGGTGNPFFSTDTTTALRAVEVSADIMFKATMVDGVYDKDPHKYPDAKKYETLTFTKVLEDRLAVMDGTAATLCRDNKLPILVFDLADPDNIARAVQGENVGTLVYEG; this comes from the coding sequence ATGGCATTGAAATATCAGCGTATCCTTCTGAAGATCAGCGGCGAGGCACTCGGCGGCGAGAAGGGCACCGGCTTCGACGAGCCGACCATGGACGCGATCTGCGGCGGCGTGAAGAAGGCCCATGAGCTGGGCGTCCAGATCGGTATCGTCGTGGGCGGCGGCAACTTCTGGCGCGGCCGTTCCAGCGGCAAGATGGAGCGCACGCTGGCCGATAAGATCGGTATGCTGGCAACGGTGATGAACGCACTGGCCGTCTCCGACAAGCTGGAGCAGCTGGGCGTGCCGACGGAGGTGTTCACCTCCATCACCATGCCGCAGGTGGCCCCGGCCTTCACCCGCAAGGATGCGCTCCGTGCGATGGACGCGGGCAAGATCGCCATCTTTGGCGGCGGCACCGGCAACCCCTTCTTCTCCACCGACACGACTACGGCCCTGCGCGCCGTTGAGGTCAGCGCCGACATCATGTTCAAGGCCACGATGGTGGACGGCGTCTACGACAAGGACCCCCACAAGTACCCCGACGCCAAGAAGTACGAGACCCTCACCTTCACCAAGGTGCTGGAGGACCGTCTGGCAGTCATGGACGGCACCGCAGCCACCCTCTGCCGGGACAACAAGCTTCCCATCCTCGTGTTCGATCTGGCCGACCCCGACAACATCGCCCGCGCCGTGCAGGGCGAGAATGTGGGCACGCTGGTCTACGAGGGCTGA
- a CDS encoding XkdX family protein, with the protein MSNKEKLAERWEQGRISEAMLRVYVRKGILSKAEFEEICGKKGGAED; encoded by the coding sequence ATGAGCAACAAGGAAAAACTGGCCGAACGCTGGGAGCAGGGCCGCATCTCGGAGGCCATGCTGCGGGTGTATGTCCGTAAAGGCATCCTCTCCAAGGCGGAGTTTGAAGAGATCTGCGGGAAGAAGGGCGGAGCGGAGGACTGA
- the typA gene encoding translational GTPase TypA: MVRNDLRNVAIIAHVDHGKTTLVDAMLHQSGAFRDNQVVAERVMDSGDIERERGITILAKNCSCTYKGVKINIVDTPGHADFGGEVERVLKMVNGVLLLVDAAEGCMPQTRFVLQKALQQNLSLVVAINKIDRPDARIKEVIDEVLYLLMDLGATDEQLDCPMLFCCGREGTASLDPDVPGTDLVPLFDTLLSTIRPPEGDPEAPFQMLVSSVDYNEFVGRIGIGRIQNGVAKVGEEVVVCDWHNPDLKMRGRLTKLYDFQANGRQPCDNITAGDIVAFSGLPDVTIGNTLCSPSSVEPLPFVKINDPTVEMTFSVNDSPLAGREGKYVTSRQIRDRLQKELLKDVALKVEDSATTDSFRVMGRGEMHLSILIETMRREGYELQVSPPHVLTKVIDGKTYEPMEHVVIDVPTQYQGAVMTGLGQRKAILQQMESLGTDRVRLEFRMPSRGLFGYRNQFLTDTHGEGIINQIFDGYDVWAGMIANRSTGSLVSFETGEAVTYGLFNAQQRGTLLVGAGEKVYEGMVIGYTASGEDVDVNVCKTKHLTNTRASGSDDALRLIPISKLSLEGCLEFLAPDELLEVTPENLRIRKQILNHEQRMKAKSKLK, encoded by the coding sequence ATGGTTCGTAACGATTTGCGCAATGTCGCTATCATCGCTCACGTTGACCACGGCAAGACCACGCTGGTGGACGCGATGCTGCATCAGAGCGGCGCTTTCCGCGACAATCAGGTCGTGGCAGAGCGTGTCATGGACAGCGGTGACATCGAGCGTGAGCGCGGCATCACCATTCTGGCCAAGAACTGCTCCTGCACCTACAAGGGTGTCAAGATCAATATCGTCGATACCCCGGGCCACGCCGACTTCGGCGGCGAGGTCGAGCGCGTGCTGAAGATGGTCAACGGCGTCCTGCTGCTGGTGGACGCTGCCGAGGGCTGCATGCCCCAGACCCGTTTCGTGCTGCAGAAGGCTCTGCAGCAGAACCTGAGCCTCGTGGTGGCCATCAACAAGATCGACCGCCCCGATGCCCGCATCAAGGAAGTCATCGACGAGGTGCTCTACCTGCTGATGGATCTGGGCGCTACCGATGAGCAGTTGGACTGCCCCATGCTGTTCTGCTGCGGCCGTGAGGGCACCGCAAGCCTCGACCCCGATGTGCCCGGCACCGATCTGGTCCCCCTGTTCGACACCCTGCTGAGCACCATCCGGCCCCCCGAGGGCGACCCCGAGGCTCCCTTCCAGATGCTGGTGTCCTCCGTGGACTACAACGAGTTCGTGGGCCGCATCGGCATCGGCCGCATCCAGAACGGCGTCGCCAAGGTGGGCGAGGAAGTGGTCGTCTGCGACTGGCACAACCCCGACCTGAAGATGCGCGGCCGTCTGACCAAGCTGTATGACTTCCAGGCCAATGGCCGTCAGCCCTGCGACAACATCACCGCAGGCGACATCGTGGCCTTCTCCGGCCTGCCGGACGTCACCATCGGCAACACCCTGTGCAGCCCCTCCAGCGTGGAGCCGCTGCCCTTCGTGAAGATCAACGACCCCACCGTCGAGATGACCTTCTCCGTCAACGACAGCCCGCTGGCCGGCCGCGAGGGCAAGTACGTCACCAGCCGCCAGATCCGCGACCGTCTGCAGAAGGAACTGCTGAAGGACGTCGCCCTGAAGGTGGAGGACTCTGCCACCACCGATTCCTTCCGCGTCATGGGCCGTGGCGAGATGCATCTGTCCATCCTCATCGAGACCATGCGCCGCGAAGGCTATGAGCTGCAGGTCTCTCCCCCGCACGTCCTGACCAAGGTCATCGACGGCAAGACCTACGAGCCTATGGAGCACGTCGTCATCGACGTCCCGACCCAGTATCAGGGCGCTGTCATGACCGGTCTGGGCCAGCGCAAGGCCATCCTGCAGCAGATGGAGTCTCTGGGCACCGACCGCGTGCGTCTGGAGTTCCGTATGCCCAGCCGCGGCCTGTTCGGCTACCGCAACCAGTTCCTGACCGACACCCACGGCGAGGGCATCATCAACCAGATCTTCGACGGCTATGATGTCTGGGCTGGCATGATCGCCAACCGCTCCACCGGCTCTCTGGTCAGCTTCGAGACCGGCGAGGCCGTCACCTACGGCCTGTTCAACGCCCAGCAGCGCGGCACCCTTCTGGTGGGCGCGGGCGAGAAGGTCTACGAGGGCATGGTCATCGGCTACACCGCTTCCGGCGAGGATGTGGACGTCAACGTCTGCAAGACCAAGCACCTGACCAATACCCGTGCTTCCGGCTCTGACGACGCCCTGCGCCTCATCCCCATCAGCAAGCTGAGCCTTGAGGGCTGCCTTGAGTTCCTTGCTCCGGATGAGCTGCTGGAGGTCACTCCCGAGAACCTGCGCATCCGCAAGCAGATCCTTAACCACGAGCAGCGCATGAAGGCAAAGAGCAAGCTGAAGTAA
- a CDS encoding MBL fold metallo-hydrolase RNA specificity domain-containing protein: protein MKLTFLGANHEVTGSCTLLEAAGQRFLIDCGMEQGKDVYENQPIPVAPGEIDGVLATHAHIDHTGLLPLLVRNGFRGRIYATKPTAELCSIMLRDSAHIQEFEAEWKNRKGQRSGAEPVEPMYTIQDAEAAIALFRGFDYNKEVELAPGLVIRFVDVGHLLGSSSIEIWVTENGATTKLVFSGDIGNLHQPIIKDPTYLKDADYVFMESTYGDRCHGPKPDYVGELAKILQRTFDRGGNVVIPSFAVGRTQELLYFIREIKEKNLVTGHGCFPVYIDSPLAIEATRIFKDTDPSCFDKEANALLAKGIDPIQFPGLKVSVTSDESRAINTDPVPKVIISASGMCEAGRIRHHLKHNLWRKECTILFVGYQAVSTLGRSLLEGATNVKLFGESIEVQAEICQLTGLSGHADREGLLKWVNSFEPKPKRVFVIHGEDEVENIFTQTLTEQGFTACAPYNGEQWAIGAEGAVCLKEGTRTRIEHRVSEGAARAATVFQRLLSAGKRLLRVIEHNEGGANKDLAKFADQINALCDKWDR from the coding sequence ATGAAACTGACGTTTTTGGGTGCCAACCACGAAGTGACCGGCAGCTGTACCCTTTTGGAAGCGGCGGGACAGCGCTTCCTCATCGACTGCGGGATGGAGCAGGGCAAGGATGTCTACGAGAACCAGCCCATCCCTGTTGCACCGGGCGAGATCGACGGCGTGCTGGCCACCCATGCCCATATCGACCACACGGGCCTGCTGCCCCTGCTGGTGCGCAACGGCTTCCGGGGCAGAATTTATGCCACCAAGCCCACGGCAGAGCTGTGCAGCATCATGCTGCGGGACTCGGCCCACATTCAGGAGTTCGAGGCCGAGTGGAAGAACCGCAAGGGCCAGCGCTCCGGCGCGGAGCCGGTGGAGCCGATGTACACCATTCAGGACGCCGAGGCGGCCATCGCGCTGTTCCGGGGGTTCGACTACAACAAAGAGGTCGAGCTTGCCCCCGGCCTCGTCATCCGCTTTGTGGATGTGGGCCATCTTCTCGGCTCGTCCAGCATCGAGATCTGGGTGACGGAGAACGGCGCGACCACCAAGCTCGTCTTCTCCGGCGACATCGGCAACCTCCATCAGCCCATCATCAAGGACCCCACCTACCTGAAGGATGCGGACTATGTCTTTATGGAGTCCACCTACGGTGACCGCTGCCACGGCCCCAAGCCCGACTATGTGGGCGAGCTGGCGAAAATTTTGCAGCGCACCTTCGACCGGGGCGGCAATGTGGTCATCCCGAGCTTTGCGGTGGGACGCACGCAGGAGCTGCTCTACTTCATCCGTGAGATCAAGGAGAAGAACCTTGTCACCGGCCACGGCTGCTTCCCGGTCTATATCGACAGCCCGCTGGCCATCGAGGCCACCCGCATCTTCAAGGATACCGACCCCTCCTGCTTCGACAAGGAGGCCAACGCCCTGCTGGCCAAGGGCATCGACCCCATCCAGTTCCCGGGCCTGAAGGTCAGCGTTACCAGCGACGAGTCCCGTGCCATCAACACCGACCCCGTGCCCAAGGTCATCATCTCGGCCAGCGGAATGTGCGAGGCGGGCCGTATCCGCCACCACCTCAAGCACAACCTCTGGCGGAAGGAGTGCACCATCCTCTTCGTGGGCTATCAGGCTGTGAGCACGCTGGGCCGCTCCCTGCTGGAGGGGGCAACGAACGTCAAGCTCTTTGGCGAGTCCATCGAGGTGCAGGCCGAGATCTGCCAGCTTACCGGCCTTTCGGGCCACGCCGACAGGGAGGGCCTGCTGAAGTGGGTGAACTCCTTCGAGCCGAAGCCCAAGCGGGTCTTCGTCATCCATGGCGAGGACGAGGTGGAGAATATCTTCACCCAGACCCTCACCGAGCAGGGCTTCACCGCCTGTGCGCCCTACAACGGTGAGCAGTGGGCCATCGGGGCCGAGGGTGCTGTCTGCCTGAAGGAAGGCACCCGCACCCGCATCGAGCACCGCGTCAGCGAGGGTGCAGCCCGTGCGGCCACCGTCTTCCAGCGGCTGCTCAGCGCAGGCAAGCGCCTGCTGCGGGTCATCGAGCACAACGAGGGCGGCGCCAACAAGGACCTCGCCAAGTTCGCCGACCAGATCAACGCCCTCTGCGACAAGTGGGACAGATGA
- a CDS encoding 6-phosphofructokinase, with product MAKNVIIGQSGGPTAVINSSLAGVYKAACSLGADKVYGMKHGIEGLLKEELVELNVLLDDRLSIELLKRTPSSYLGSCRYKLPEPEADSTPYVKLFTLFDKYDICAVFYIGGNDSMDTIAKLSRYGAQVGSAVRFIGVPKTIDNDLCLTDHTPGYGSAAKYIATILKEVIRDSSVYDIRSVTVAEIMGRHAGWLAGAACLAGGDDCDGPDLILLPEVPFEPDKFLAKVDELQRVKSNVIIAASEGVKTADGTYLCDLVSTAGQLDAFGHKAILSGTSRYLSDLIHDKLNCKSRAIEFSTLQRCASHLASRTDVNEAYAVGGAAAAAAFAGETGKMIALKRVSEYPYQCITEAVDVQKVANLEKKVPLDWIAPDGMQVTAAFEEYARPLILDEVTPVYVNGTPRHIHL from the coding sequence ATGGCCAAGAATGTGATCATCGGCCAGAGCGGCGGCCCCACCGCCGTCATCAATTCCAGCCTCGCGGGCGTCTACAAGGCAGCCTGCAGTCTGGGCGCAGACAAAGTCTACGGCATGAAGCACGGCATCGAGGGGCTGCTGAAGGAGGAGCTTGTGGAGCTGAACGTCCTGCTGGACGACCGGCTCAGCATCGAGCTGCTCAAGCGCACGCCGTCCAGCTATCTGGGCAGCTGCCGCTACAAGCTGCCCGAGCCGGAGGCAGACTCCACGCCCTACGTCAAGCTGTTCACCCTGTTTGACAAGTACGACATCTGCGCAGTGTTCTACATCGGCGGCAACGACTCGATGGACACCATTGCCAAGCTCAGCCGCTACGGCGCACAGGTGGGCAGCGCGGTGCGGTTCATCGGCGTGCCCAAGACCATCGACAACGACCTCTGCCTCACCGACCACACCCCCGGCTACGGCTCTGCGGCCAAGTACATCGCCACCATCCTCAAGGAGGTCATCCGCGACTCCTCCGTCTACGACATCCGGAGCGTGACCGTGGCCGAGATCATGGGCCGTCACGCCGGCTGGCTGGCCGGTGCGGCCTGTCTGGCGGGCGGCGACGACTGCGACGGCCCCGACCTCATCCTTCTGCCGGAAGTCCCCTTCGAGCCGGACAAGTTCCTCGCCAAGGTGGACGAGTTGCAGCGGGTGAAGTCCAATGTCATCATCGCGGCCAGCGAGGGCGTCAAGACCGCCGACGGCACCTATCTGTGCGACCTCGTCTCCACGGCAGGCCAGCTGGACGCCTTCGGCCACAAGGCCATCCTCAGCGGCACCAGCCGCTATCTGTCCGACCTCATCCACGACAAGCTGAACTGCAAGAGCCGCGCCATCGAGTTCTCGACGCTGCAGCGCTGCGCCAGCCATCTGGCCAGCCGCACCGACGTGAACGAGGCTTACGCCGTGGGCGGCGCTGCGGCGGCAGCAGCCTTTGCCGGTGAGACGGGCAAAATGATCGCGCTCAAGCGCGTATCCGAATATCCCTACCAGTGCATCACCGAGGCAGTGGACGTCCAGAAGGTGGCAAACCTTGAGAAGAAGGTGCCGCTGGACTGGATCGCCCCCGACGGGATGCAGGTGACGGCGGCGTTCGAGGAGTACGCCCGCCCGCTGATCCTCGACGAGGTCACTCCCGTCTACGTCAACGGCACGCCCCGCCACATCCATCTGTAA
- a CDS encoding GDSL-type esterase/lipase family protein: protein MGISHEYHSTSRRRRGGAGGLARLAGAAAGILLVSFAITVILEHGQKQTEELPTVTANGTAQNILAPLPMQGGADSSADSTAPAADGTAAVTLEQFGPARQTAGAYSVRAYDSSVIRQPACGQVDLSYFSDAAFLGDSLTVGFSDYSINLGGALICGYTGVGPDAIVNRSAVKSSVRGPEVALDVLAAAQPKKLYILLGTNTLTTVGAADRFLAYYGQMLDVLRQTLGEGCVIYVQSIPPVRPEAAVEKPGLASDIIRSVNEQLALLAADKGCVYLDLWETLADGEGNLKEVLAAPDGVHFSAGNGYGAWVTYLRNHAKYAADNVWTPGSAYAG from the coding sequence ATGGGCATTTCACATGAGTATCACAGCACCAGCCGGAGACGGCGGGGCGGCGCGGGAGGCCTCGCACGGCTCGCAGGGGCCGCAGCGGGCATCCTGCTGGTGAGCTTCGCCATCACAGTCATCCTCGAGCACGGGCAGAAGCAGACCGAAGAGCTGCCAACAGTGACGGCCAACGGCACGGCGCAGAATATCCTCGCCCCCCTGCCGATGCAGGGCGGGGCGGACAGCAGCGCCGACAGCACCGCCCCGGCAGCAGACGGCACCGCCGCCGTGACCTTGGAGCAGTTCGGCCCGGCCCGCCAGACGGCGGGGGCCTACAGCGTCAGGGCCTACGACAGCAGCGTCATCCGCCAGCCCGCCTGCGGGCAGGTCGATCTGAGCTACTTCTCCGACGCGGCCTTCCTCGGCGACAGCCTGACCGTGGGCTTCTCGGATTACAGCATCAACCTCGGCGGCGCGCTCATCTGCGGCTACACCGGCGTCGGCCCGGACGCCATCGTCAACCGCAGCGCGGTCAAAAGCAGCGTGCGTGGGCCGGAGGTGGCGCTGGATGTGCTGGCCGCCGCCCAGCCCAAGAAGCTGTATATCCTGCTGGGCACCAACACCCTGACCACCGTGGGCGCGGCAGACCGCTTCCTCGCCTATTACGGTCAGATGCTGGATGTCCTGCGCCAGACGCTGGGCGAGGGGTGCGTCATCTATGTCCAGTCCATCCCGCCCGTCCGCCCCGAGGCGGCCGTGGAAAAGCCGGGCCTTGCCTCGGACATCATCCGCTCGGTGAACGAGCAGCTGGCCCTGCTGGCCGCCGACAAGGGCTGCGTCTACCTCGACCTGTGGGAGACGCTGGCCGACGGCGAGGGCAACCTGAAAGAGGTGCTGGCTGCGCCGGACGGCGTCCACTTCTCGGCGGGCAACGGCTACGGCGCGTGGGTGACGTATCTGCGCAACCACGCCAAGTACGCGGCGGACAACGTCTGGACGCCGGGCAGCGCCTACGCAGGCTGA